GCGAACGAGGCGCTCTCCCAGCTGAGCTACATCCCCACCGCTAACCGGCTAGATTTGATTCCAGTCAATTTCCACAATGCTAGCCGATTGCGGTTCTCTTCGCAAGGTTTTCAGTCTTTTACACCAGAGACTTTGACGCTCAACACTGAATCGGCGACTTCCTTGAGATCGCCAGCCGAGAGATTCAGATCCTCCACAACTGCCTTTCCGGTTGCGTCATTTGCCATGAGTTCGACAGGGAAGCTGGTCTCATCGAGTACTCTGACCTCGTGAAACCCGGCTGACCTGATGGCATCAAGGTATTCATTTTTCATCATCGCTCCGGAGAGGCACCCCACGTATGCTTGGACAGAGTTCTTCAGCGAATTCGGAAGCTCTTTGAGAAGCACCAGGTCTGAAACCATCAGCCGTCCGCCCGGCCTGAGGACTCTGAACGCTTCCCTGAAAACCTTCTCCTTCTCGGGCGAGAGGTTGATCACACAGTTTGAGATTATTGCATCAACTGAATCGTTTGCGACCGGCAGTTTCTCAATCTCTCCGAGCCGGAACTCAACATTGCCGTAATTGCCCTTCTTTGCGTTTTGCGTCGCCTTCTCGACCATCTCGGGAGTCATGTCAACGCCGATGACTTTCCCGTTCTTCCCAACTCTGTTGGCAGCGAGAAAACAATCGAATCCTGCTCCTGAGCCAAGATCAAGAACTGTCTCGCCCTCTTTCAGAGACGCCAGCGCGATCGGATTCCCGCAGCCCAGTCCAAGGTTTGAACCTTCGGGGACTTCTCTAAGCTCTTTTTCAGAATATCCCACAGATGTGCTTATCGTCTCGCTCTGGCTGGTGCCCCCGCAGCATGGCGCCGCACCGGCGCAGCAAGAGCTCCCTTCCTTCGCAATTCGCCCGTAGCCTTCTCTGACGGCTTTCTTCACTTTTTCTTTTTTCATATTCCTAACCTCCGGAACCCCCGGCAGGCATGCTCAGCCCATTATGTCCTTCATGAGAGGTCCGAGTACGTCCTTCACCATCTTTGCATAATCAGAGGCCTTCACAAGGGAGATACAGTGCACTTTGTTTCCCTTTTCACAGCTAATTACTGCCAGCTTGTCCCCGGCTTTGATTCCTGCCCGCTGCCTGATCTCCTTTGGGAGCACCATCTGGCCGCGTGCATCTACGGTTACCACCGATTCAACCTTGCAGCAGCCCACCCGTGCGCCTTTCGACTCGCCGCAGCAATCACCCTTTCCTTTCTTGCCTTTCTCGCACATTTCAATCACCTCCTGACCACAACTTCATGAGACAGATCGACCTAATCAGCTAATTCTGAATTCACTGACCATTCTAACAAATCAGATGATCTTCTGTCAAGGTTTTTTCTCGAGTGGTTGGTGCTGCAGGCAGAGTGAAAAACAACAACCTGGCGGCTCCTACTCTGTTGCCGCGGACGGTGCCCCTTTTGTCCGTCCCATCCACGACAAATCACCAAGTTCTCCGAAGCGCTCCCGAAAAATGCGGTAGTACATAAGCTCTTCCTTGGTATTTATGGTCCAGCCGTTCGGCAAGATGCGCTCCTGCCCGAAATCCGCATCTGAGATCTTGCCGTCAGCATGTTGCGCCAACAACTCACCAATTCCGGCCCCTTCCCAGAACTTGGCTTTTCGTCTTTGCAGGATCTTCTGAGGAAGCGCGTCATCCAGAGCCCTCCGCAAGATCCATTTCTCGACGCCGCCGTGGATTTTGAACTCCACAGGTATGCGCAACACATACTCAACGACATCAGGGTCGAGGAATGGAACGTGGGCAACAACCCCATGCGCCGACGCACACCGGTCGACGCGCTGCAAAGCAGTGTTGTGGAGCCGCGCTGTGATGTCGATAAGCTCATCGGCCAGCTTGTCCGGCTGGAGGGTCTTCAAGTACTCGTAACCCGCAAACATCTCGTCGCCGCCTTCTCCGGAGAGTACGTCTGTGACGTACTCAGCCGCTGCCTTTCCTGCCAGATAGTTTGCTACACTTGAACGGACCAGGAGCGCATCGAATGATTCCAGGTGATATATGACCTCCGGCAGAAGTTGGAGCATCTGATTCATGCTTGTCCGGGCTTCGTGGTGGTTGGCCTCCAGGAAATCCGCGACCTCTCGCGCATACTCCAGGTCTGGTGCGCCTGCAAGGCCTGCGGAAAAGGTGTGAAGTTTCTTGACGAATGGTCTGGCGAGCGCAGCCATTGTACTCGAGTCCAATCCGCCGGACAACCATGCGCCAACCTCCTGGCCGGCAATACACCTCTCCACAGAGGCGGTAAGCTTCCGCCTCAACTCCTTCGCTACAACCTCCGGCTTTTCCCTTAGCAGCGGCTGCTTGTCCGGGAAATAGTCGGTTTTCATCTGGATTCCATCATACGAGCAGCCGGGAGGCAGGATGCGCACATCATCGGTCGCAGTCAGAATAGCTTTTACCTCTGAGGCAAAGCACACAGCACCGCTTCCGGTTCTCCCGTAGTAGAGCGGCGCGACTCCAACCGGATCCCGTGAAAGCAGCACCTTTTCGTCGCTAACCTTTGCCTCTGCAAAATGCCACTTCCCGGCGTAGTCCCGCACGGTGTTTTGTTCGAGCGCAAGTGCGGTTGCATTACGGTCGTTGAACGCAACGCCAAGAGTCGCTTGTTCGATCTCAACAACCAGTCTCCCTGCTCTGCCGCGATGCTCAATCTTCTCCAGCATCTTCGTAACGTCCCCGGTTCTGCCTGCTTCTGCTATGCCCGCTATGCCAGCCAAAACAGCATCCCCCTCTATGTTGCGTCCTTTTCAGACTGCTTGTGGCTGCCTGTCACAGCCACGCCACGATTAGACCCAGACGTCTGCAGCCATGCTCTTTCCTGGCGAACATGGATGTCCCGCTGCGGGAACGGAATCTCGACCCTCTCCCCCTCGAACCGATCCTTTATGGACATATTCAGCTCGTCCCTGATTCTGAACTGATTGCGATAATCTGCGACCCAACACACGTAGAAGAGCTCCAGCGAAGAGTCACCGAATTCGGTGAAGTACACGCCGGGCGCAGGATCCTTAAGTACTTCGGGGTGGGCCCTGAAGATTTCAAGCAGGATTCTCTTGGCCTTTCTCAAATCAGTTCCGTAACTGACGCCGATCTTTGACCTGATTTTGTAAAGCGGGGTTGGCGTGCTTTGATTGACTATTTGGTTCTTGGCGATCTCCGAGTTCGGGATGTTGATTACAGTGTTATCGAAGGCCAGGATGCGGGTGCTTCGAAACCCGATCTCCAGCACATCCCCCATCTTCCCGTTGGCTAATTCAACCCTGTCACCTGGCCGGAATGGGCGGTCCATCGTCAAGGCGAATCCTGCTATCATGTTGGCGATGGTTTCCTGCGCGGCAAACGCAACGGCTAGCGATACCACACCTGCTGTCGCAAGGACCCCGGCAATCTGGACGCCGAAATGGTCGAAGATAATTGTGAAAGCGATGAAGAAAAACACAAACTTGGCGATTTTCCGGAGAAGTGTAACAACCTGGTCATGGGAAGTCGGACGCTCTCCACCCCCGACCCCTTTTCCGTACCATTCCGTAAAAGCGCGCGCAAAAGAGTAGGCAACCGATGTAAGAGCCAGAACCACGGCCACGTAAAGTGCCCCTCTCAGAACTGTCCAGGCAACAGATTCGGTAACGGCCGGCGCTCCTTGAAAGCTCGCACGGGCGGCCATGTTCAGCCCAGCCAGAAAGACCGCCCACTGCACCGACGCGCGGGAACCTTCAAGCATCACAACATCAAGGCTTGTTCGTGTCCGCCTGGCGATGGGCAAAAGCACCCAGTTCCAGATAAGGAGGACTATCTTGCCTGCAACGAAGCTCCCTGGTAACCAGATTACGAAGCGCAGGAATTCTCGAGAAAGGTCAGGCGTCCCGGCGGCTCCCTCTCCAATTGCACCCGCCAGACCATCGGCTGTCAGAGTCAGAACCAAGACAACACTTGCCGGAGCAAGTTGGAACATGCATCTCCGCGCAAGCTTTGCAGTGAGCGACATATCATCCCCCTTGGCGGCCTCAAGAATACTCTTCCGGAATGGAACGTTCCGATTTTGTGACAAACCTCATTCGATCAGACGCGGAGATCGGGATTCCATGTTCATCCACCACCTTCACTGATCCGCGGATCAGACGGGTTTGCCATTCAGCGGCCCGGTGGAATTCCTCCTTGCACTCCCAGAGGTAAGGAATAGGCAGAAATCCAGAGGAAAGGATCCGGTAGAGCCCTTCTGGCGTGTACGGGTTCCGGATCGATGATTCAATGGCTTCAATCACGACCCGTGCGTCAGACACGAGTTCTGCAGTCCGGGACAGAACTTCCGGGTGGAGGGACATGTCGTCGATCTCCCCCTTGCGTCTCAGTTTGCGGTACGCCTCAAGTGCGTGGCGAGTTATCTGGATGCTTTCATTCACAGTCGGGGGATCTGCGAGATGTGAGGCCTCGGAAAAACTCACCACGTGGATAATGGCAGGACTGTTCGTGTTATGAGGTTCTATATCGTCCATGAGCGCGGTCGCTGCAGCAAGTTGTGCCTTTGCTCTGTCGAGGTCATGAGAGAAGTAGTCCAGCCCTCCGCGCGGCTGAAGGACGACGCGGAACCCGTCGTCCTCAAGTTCCCGAACGAGCTGTAGCATTGCCCTGGACTTAGCCAGGTCCTGAACTCCCCAGGTATATTTGGGCGTGTTGAGCATATTCTGCAGGACCAGAAGCCGGACACCCAGCGATTTAGCAACCTTGGCAGCGACGAAAGCAGACACAATGTAGGTTACATCATCAGACCCGCGGAAGGCGAAATGGTGAGGGACATTCGGCTCGAAGGGTTTCCCCGTCGATGCGATGTACCTGAGAGTCTCGAAATGTTCTTCGAGGTTCTCCCGCACCGAATACGGCCCCCGGCCGTCTATCCGGCAGAACCACCACAGCGAGAGCGCATGCCAGGCGATGCTTATCGCTTCTTCGTACATTCTTGCCAGCGAGACGATGTTCTTCGTCCCGGCATAGCTCCGGACGAGCATCGGTCTCGCCGCCTGCCAGACAGCGGCAAACTCCTCCTTCGAGTTGAGCGGCACACCGCCGCCATTCGGCTTATCGCCCCAATCTTCTCCGAAATTGGATTGAGTGAGCTGAGAAGTTCCAATAGAAAGTACGTCAAGCAGGCCTGATGCGGCGAGTTCACGGGTCCATTGCAGGAACAGGCGCACTGCCTCGGCGCGATCAGGAAGGTACGGCCCCACATGAGCCCGCGTAAGAGGCGGCATGCGGTGGTCAATCCCATATTGAATCCTTGATTCGAGCCGGTCGGCTCCTGTTCCGTACCCACCACACCCACTCCGGTCAATAGGTCGAACTGCAAGATACTCTCCTTTTTCAATCAGTTCTTTGCCGAACGAGAGACGGTCTTCGTCGTATGCCATCCCCTTGAGCAAGTCTTTCGGCAAAATCTCTGTCTCTATTCCCAGCATGCGGAGAGTCTCAGCGGGGGTCTCATCCCCCACGAAGATCCCTCCCACCTCAGGATTACGCTCGCGGACCATCCGGCAAGTTTCGGGCAGCCCTGCGAAGTGCAAGGCTTTGACCGCACCACCATCCACTGCGAACAGACGCCGCCGCTTGAGTTCACCAACCAAGCGTGAGACTAAAGCTGCACCGTCCGCGGGATTCAGCCTGTAGCTGAAACAGAGAACGTCAATCTGGTTGTCGAGAAGCCAATGCTCGATGACTGCGCCGCGGGCAGGATCTTCAGGGAAGCCGAATGCCTCGGAGGCGGTAGCATCTGCCACGATCACGTGGTAGCCGCAATCCCTCAGAAGCTGCGCCACCGAAGTTATGCCGAGTGTGTGTGCATCCAATTGAGGACGCACCAATCCAAAGCGGTCGGTACGGGTCCCGCGGACTCTTCTCACTATCTTCTCCCTCTCCCAACTCCCACGGAAGAACGGTTTATGGTTACCGTTTCTATCCCTCCAAATC
The genomic region above belongs to Candidatus Eisenbacteria bacterium and contains:
- the arsM gene encoding arsenite methyltransferase, which gives rise to MKKEKVKKAVREGYGRIAKEGSSCCAGAAPCCGGTSQSETISTSVGYSEKELREVPEGSNLGLGCGNPIALASLKEGETVLDLGSGAGFDCFLAANRVGKNGKVIGVDMTPEMVEKATQNAKKGNYGNVEFRLGEIEKLPVANDSVDAIISNCVINLSPEKEKVFREAFRVLRPGGRLMVSDLVLLKELPNSLKNSVQAYVGCLSGAMMKNEYLDAIRSAGFHEVRVLDETSFPVELMANDATGKAVVEDLNLSAGDLKEVADSVLSVKVSGVKD
- a CDS encoding HgcAB-associated protein, with the protein product MCEKGKKGKGDCCGESKGARVGCCKVESVVTVDARGQMVLPKEIRQRAGIKAGDKLAVISCEKGNKVHCISLVKASDYAKMVKDVLGPLMKDIMG
- a CDS encoding asparagine synthase-related protein, producing the protein MAGIAGIAEAGRTGDVTKMLEKIEHRGRAGRLVVEIEQATLGVAFNDRNATALALEQNTVRDYAGKWHFAEAKVSDEKVLLSRDPVGVAPLYYGRTGSGAVCFASEVKAILTATDDVRILPPGCSYDGIQMKTDYFPDKQPLLREKPEVVAKELRRKLTASVERCIAGQEVGAWLSGGLDSSTMAALARPFVKKLHTFSAGLAGAPDLEYAREVADFLEANHHEARTSMNQMLQLLPEVIYHLESFDALLVRSSVANYLAGKAAAEYVTDVLSGEGGDEMFAGYEYLKTLQPDKLADELIDITARLHNTALQRVDRCASAHGVVAHVPFLDPDVVEYVLRIPVEFKIHGGVEKWILRRALDDALPQKILQRRKAKFWEGAGIGELLAQHADGKISDADFGQERILPNGWTINTKEELMYYRIFRERFGELGDLSWMGRTKGAPSAATE
- a CDS encoding mechanosensitive ion channel produces the protein MSLTAKLARRCMFQLAPASVVLVLTLTADGLAGAIGEGAAGTPDLSREFLRFVIWLPGSFVAGKIVLLIWNWVLLPIARRTRTSLDVVMLEGSRASVQWAVFLAGLNMAARASFQGAPAVTESVAWTVLRGALYVAVVLALTSVAYSFARAFTEWYGKGVGGGERPTSHDQVVTLLRKIAKFVFFFIAFTIIFDHFGVQIAGVLATAGVVSLAVAFAAQETIANMIAGFALTMDRPFRPGDRVELANGKMGDVLEIGFRSTRILAFDNTVINIPNSEIAKNQIVNQSTPTPLYKIRSKIGVSYGTDLRKAKRILLEIFRAHPEVLKDPAPGVYFTEFGDSSLELFYVCWVADYRNQFRIRDELNMSIKDRFEGERVEIPFPQRDIHVRQERAWLQTSGSNRGVAVTGSHKQSEKDAT
- a CDS encoding cobalamin-binding protein, translating into MRRVRGTRTDRFGLVRPQLDAHTLGITSVAQLLRDCGYHVIVADATASEAFGFPEDPARGAVIEHWLLDNQIDVLCFSYRLNPADGAALVSRLVGELKRRRLFAVDGGAVKALHFAGLPETCRMVRERNPEVGGIFVGDETPAETLRMLGIETEILPKDLLKGMAYDEDRLSFGKELIEKGEYLAVRPIDRSGCGGYGTGADRLESRIQYGIDHRMPPLTRAHVGPYLPDRAEAVRLFLQWTRELAASGLLDVLSIGTSQLTQSNFGEDWGDKPNGGGVPLNSKEEFAAVWQAARPMLVRSYAGTKNIVSLARMYEEAISIAWHALSLWWFCRIDGRGPYSVRENLEEHFETLRYIASTGKPFEPNVPHHFAFRGSDDVTYIVSAFVAAKVAKSLGVRLLVLQNMLNTPKYTWGVQDLAKSRAMLQLVRELEDDGFRVVLQPRGGLDYFSHDLDRAKAQLAAATALMDDIEPHNTNSPAIIHVVSFSEASHLADPPTVNESIQITRHALEAYRKLRRKGEIDDMSLHPEVLSRTAELVSDARVVIEAIESSIRNPYTPEGLYRILSSGFLPIPYLWECKEEFHRAAEWQTRLIRGSVKVVDEHGIPISASDRMRFVTKSERSIPEEYS